The following are encoded together in the Longimicrobiales bacterium genome:
- a CDS encoding HEAT repeat domain-containing protein — protein EMSFDALAPDAPEEVEMSFDALAPDAPEDIVVDFASLAPDPDEEVLLAPESEPLEGGAAADVMREEVPDEVKEAGPVPALADPDALSAALDAFLASPRLEGERQAREIHQMVDALRAANALEPLADVVERLVTEASDDEASLALADLMVTAGVASRIAARLGTERDEERRQHLFAVCKAVGLEMAIAISDALSDTNDRFARRSFMDAMVMFGSTGMVVVEQMVEDNRWFVIRNAVAILGEVGGDRAVELITSTLAHTDGRVRREALLALTKLGGEDAGMLVYGMLQDPDPDARLAAAMAAGELKVERALKPLLGILDSESDESVTVAILQALGKLGDPGAVNSIAKRATVSFFSKSPLDVRIAAYRALYNIGTPHAKRLINQAVDDKDPDVKAAVRDMIGMI, from the coding sequence TCGAGATGTCGTTCGACGCTCTGGCTCCGGACGCGCCCGAAGAAGTCGAGATGTCGTTCGACGCTCTGGCTCCGGATGCGCCCGAGGACATAGTGGTCGACTTCGCTTCACTGGCCCCCGATCCGGACGAAGAGGTCTTGCTCGCGCCGGAGAGCGAGCCGCTCGAGGGTGGAGCCGCCGCCGATGTCATGCGGGAAGAAGTGCCGGACGAGGTGAAGGAGGCCGGTCCGGTGCCAGCTCTGGCCGATCCGGACGCACTCTCGGCTGCGCTTGATGCGTTCCTCGCCAGCCCGCGACTCGAAGGAGAGAGGCAGGCGAGAGAGATCCACCAGATGGTGGACGCGCTGCGAGCGGCCAACGCTCTCGAGCCGCTCGCCGACGTTGTAGAACGTCTTGTTACCGAAGCGTCGGACGATGAGGCGAGCCTCGCCTTGGCCGACCTGATGGTCACTGCGGGCGTGGCGAGTCGAATCGCGGCCCGGCTGGGCACGGAGCGTGACGAAGAGCGCCGACAGCATCTGTTCGCCGTGTGTAAGGCCGTTGGGCTCGAAATGGCGATCGCGATTTCGGACGCCCTCTCGGACACGAACGACCGTTTCGCCCGACGCAGTTTCATGGACGCGATGGTGATGTTCGGCAGTACCGGTATGGTCGTAGTTGAGCAGATGGTCGAGGACAATCGCTGGTTCGTGATTCGGAATGCTGTTGCGATTCTCGGTGAGGTCGGCGGCGATCGAGCCGTAGAATTGATCACGAGTACGCTCGCTCACACGGACGGGCGAGTCAGACGAGAGGCCCTTCTCGCCTTGACCAAGCTTGGCGGCGAAGACGCTGGTATGCTTGTTTATGGGATGCTTCAGGATCCCGATCCGGATGCGCGGCTGGCCGCAGCGATGGCGGCCGGTGAGCTGAAGGTGGAACGGGCGTTGAAGCCCCTTTTGGGGATTCTCGATTCAGAGTCGGATGAGAGTGTGACCGTGGCGATCCTGCAGGCGCTTGGGAAGCTGGGCGATCCCGGGGCGGTCAACTCGATCGCGAAACGCGCAACGGTGTCGTTCTTCTCGAAATCGCCGCTTGATGTTCGCATCGCAGCGTACCGAGCCCTCTACAACATTGGGACCCCGCACGCCAAGCGTCTGATCAATCAGGCGGTAGACGACAAGGATCCCGATGTCAAAGCTGCTGTCCGCGACATGATCGGGATGATCTAG
- a CDS encoding RidA family protein — MKRSAFVVAFLTAFVAMPAAAQEGPKISHGARAGVPYSPAVQVGNIFWLSGKIGATGETRGMTEGRTAAETHNIMGQFEELLAEHDMDLSNVVRGVVYLTDLDAYAEMNEAYGSYFPTDAPSRVTLEVSNLVAGAAIEISFIAVKN; from the coding sequence TTGAAACGTTCAGCGTTTGTAGTCGCGTTCCTCACGGCTTTCGTAGCAATGCCCGCAGCCGCTCAGGAAGGTCCTAAGATCTCGCACGGTGCGCGCGCCGGTGTTCCGTACAGCCCAGCCGTCCAAGTCGGCAACATTTTCTGGTTGTCCGGCAAGATAGGAGCTACCGGGGAGACGAGGGGCATGACGGAGGGCCGCACGGCCGCCGAGACCCACAACATCATGGGTCAGTTCGAAGAACTGCTCGCGGAACACGACATGGATCTCAGCAACGTCGTTCGCGGCGTCGTCTACCTCACGGATCTCGACGCCTACGCCGAGATGAACGAGGCGTATGGGTCCTATTTCCCGACCGACGCGCCTTCGCGCGTCACGTTGGAAGTCTCGAATCTGGTCGCCGGAGCGGCCATCGAGATCAGTTTTATCGCGGTGAAGAACTGA
- a CDS encoding aminotransferase class V-fold PLP-dependent enzyme codes for MSLDRRAFFSVLGGASLAWPRAVEALALQLASGGAPDDEAFWGVVRGQFLIPPDRIYMNNGTLGAPPRVVVDAVTEHARRVAATYPPRVSWDDVKSSLAGLVGGDPEGFVFPRNTTEAMNFVANGLDLPDGAEVLSTDHEHIGGIEPWKLVTRRRVLPLRTVSLPAPAASSEELLEAVWSGVTDRTRVVCVSHITFTTGTILPITELSARCAERDIVLAVDGAHPPGMIQMDLNTLGGDFYASSPHKWLLAPQGTGLLYIAEPWREKLWPTLASGGWDDMTLGAHRFNHMGTMDESRIAGLLAATEFFHALGMQRVEGRVRYLRGMLQDGLMHIPGLSLATPSDNALNAAMVSFRIDGVESLDLQAHLSRAAKVRTRVIGEYDYGWMRLSTHIYNSPGDVARVLELLDDAARNGVPARDGRP; via the coding sequence GTGAGCTTGGACCGCAGAGCCTTCTTCTCCGTCCTGGGTGGCGCTTCATTGGCGTGGCCCAGGGCGGTAGAGGCCTTGGCGCTACAGCTTGCTTCTGGCGGAGCACCTGACGATGAGGCGTTCTGGGGTGTGGTCCGCGGGCAGTTCCTCATCCCGCCAGACAGGATCTACATGAACAACGGCACGCTGGGGGCTCCCCCTCGCGTGGTCGTAGATGCGGTCACCGAACATGCCCGTCGGGTCGCAGCCACGTACCCGCCGCGAGTCTCGTGGGATGACGTGAAGTCGTCTCTCGCCGGCCTGGTCGGAGGAGATCCGGAGGGCTTTGTCTTTCCTCGGAATACGACGGAAGCCATGAACTTCGTGGCGAACGGCCTTGATCTCCCGGACGGCGCAGAGGTGCTTTCAACGGACCACGAGCATATCGGCGGAATCGAGCCGTGGAAGCTGGTGACCCGCCGCCGGGTTCTGCCGCTGAGGACTGTGTCATTGCCCGCGCCGGCTGCCTCCAGTGAGGAGCTACTCGAGGCCGTGTGGTCAGGCGTGACGGACCGGACCAGGGTCGTGTGTGTGTCCCACATCACGTTCACCACGGGGACGATCCTGCCGATCACTGAGCTGTCGGCACGCTGCGCTGAGCGTGACATCGTCCTTGCTGTGGATGGTGCGCATCCGCCCGGGATGATCCAGATGGACCTGAACACCCTCGGCGGCGACTTCTACGCCAGTTCGCCACACAAGTGGCTGTTGGCACCCCAGGGCACAGGGCTCCTGTACATCGCGGAGCCCTGGAGAGAGAAGTTGTGGCCGACCTTGGCTTCCGGGGGGTGGGACGACATGACGTTGGGGGCTCATCGGTTCAACCACATGGGGACGATGGACGAGTCCCGAATCGCTGGTCTACTCGCCGCTACCGAATTCTTCCACGCCCTCGGCATGCAGCGTGTCGAGGGTCGCGTGAGGTACCTGCGGGGCATGCTTCAAGACGGCCTCATGCACATCCCTGGACTGTCTTTGGCCACACCGTCGGACAACGCTCTGAATGCTGCGATGGTCTCATTCCGTATAGACGGGGTGGAGTCCTTGGACTTGCAGGCCCACCTTTCGCGTGCCGCCAAGGTTCGCACCAGAGTGATCGGAGAGTACGACTACGGTTGGATGCGCCTCTCCACGCACATCTACAATTCTCCGGGCGACGTGGCGCGAGTGTTGGAACTGCTGGATGATGCGGCGCGAAATGGTGTTCCTGCTCGAGACGGCCGACCCTAA
- a CDS encoding DUF2723 domain-containing protein has protein sequence MIRRSVADATAALGTFFAGGTGDEYTPPYRVALAASLGVLMLYVLTLAPTTAFWDTSEYIATAHIVGIPHPPGNSLFVMVGRVWTILLAPLGLSVAVRVNLLAAVTSAGASGFFFLVSHRVLWALFDQKDKAIYGALASVMIGATAYTVWGQSTVNEKVYTVSVFIIAAVSWLAVRWRDQHDQPGSERYLLWAVFLMALGSTNHQMSVLPLPALAVFVLFTDASIAWRRSFLLRVIPLGLLGLSFNFVLPIRSALEPVINEGEPTCESFVSAAQAVFSNGKRGCPALADNLSRKQYQAPPVQERKAPLGAQIATYLQYFDWQWARGIDASEQPGTARVPFTLLFVLLGFAGLYAVWRVDRGIFLYLFTLTGTLTIGLVIYLNFKYGFSLNPEIADTAMHEVRERDYFFIGGFILWGATAGIGLGWVWHTLAGMSDGPRLYKTASPVLLIALFPLILNWDWASRSGDYAARDWAYDLLMSVEPYGVLFTNGDNDTFPLWYLQEVEGVRKDVTVIVGEYLRTVWYPDQLKRLTAPGRQRAFNAEQVPGLYGDPGLPTESIIDMDRVQMDQVGPARLSEDLRISFPGMVVLYPADMVLDRTHQIALSIIHDSLDERPVFFASSGGMMSQLGLNRWGVRHGLAVKLEMRNLDAPPQEGWIQGSPEYGAEWYDVQASLELYQNVYEFRGIKSRPIWQDRSTLNIPWQYYAMTLQLSDVARAAGVPEEEVSILEDDAENFQIVARGGARGTPGGS, from the coding sequence ATGATCAGACGTTCTGTGGCAGACGCCACAGCAGCCCTCGGCACGTTCTTCGCTGGGGGCACGGGCGACGAATACACCCCGCCCTACCGGGTGGCGCTGGCGGCGAGCCTCGGTGTACTGATGCTATACGTCCTCACCCTGGCGCCCACCACGGCGTTTTGGGACACTAGTGAGTACATCGCCACGGCCCACATCGTCGGGATCCCCCACCCGCCAGGGAACTCTCTCTTCGTCATGGTCGGCCGAGTCTGGACGATCTTGTTGGCTCCCCTCGGGCTCTCTGTTGCCGTGAGGGTGAATCTCTTGGCTGCGGTCACGAGCGCAGGCGCCTCAGGATTCTTCTTCCTTGTGTCGCATCGGGTGCTCTGGGCCCTGTTCGATCAGAAGGACAAGGCCATATACGGTGCTCTCGCATCGGTGATGATCGGAGCGACCGCGTACACCGTTTGGGGCCAGTCGACGGTCAACGAGAAGGTCTACACCGTCAGTGTCTTCATCATCGCAGCCGTCTCGTGGCTGGCGGTCCGGTGGCGAGATCAACACGATCAGCCCGGAAGCGAACGGTACCTGTTGTGGGCGGTCTTCTTGATGGCGCTGGGTTCGACGAACCACCAGATGTCGGTCCTTCCCCTTCCGGCTCTCGCCGTCTTCGTGCTCTTCACGGACGCCTCGATCGCATGGAGACGGTCGTTCTTGCTCCGGGTGATTCCACTTGGGCTCCTCGGGTTGTCGTTCAACTTCGTGCTCCCGATCCGGTCTGCACTCGAACCGGTGATCAACGAAGGTGAACCCACGTGCGAGTCCTTCGTCTCAGCAGCCCAGGCGGTGTTCAGCAACGGCAAACGTGGCTGCCCGGCGCTCGCCGACAATTTGTCGCGTAAGCAGTATCAGGCGCCGCCCGTGCAAGAGAGGAAGGCGCCGCTCGGCGCTCAGATAGCGACGTATCTTCAGTACTTCGATTGGCAGTGGGCCAGAGGTATCGATGCCTCAGAACAGCCGGGGACCGCGAGGGTGCCATTCACGCTGCTCTTTGTTTTACTGGGCTTTGCGGGCCTGTATGCCGTTTGGCGAGTCGATCGAGGGATCTTCCTCTATCTCTTCACGCTTACGGGCACGCTCACCATCGGGCTCGTCATCTACCTGAATTTCAAGTACGGCTTCTCGCTCAATCCCGAGATCGCGGATACGGCGATGCACGAGGTGCGAGAGCGCGACTATTTCTTCATCGGCGGTTTTATCCTGTGGGGCGCAACAGCAGGGATCGGACTGGGTTGGGTCTGGCACACGCTGGCTGGAATGAGTGACGGGCCTCGCCTTTATAAGACGGCGTCCCCCGTGCTCCTCATCGCCCTGTTCCCGTTGATTCTCAATTGGGATTGGGCCTCCAGATCAGGGGACTATGCGGCCCGTGACTGGGCGTACGACCTCCTTATGAGCGTCGAGCCGTACGGGGTACTCTTCACCAATGGTGACAACGACACCTTCCCGCTTTGGTACCTGCAGGAAGTGGAAGGCGTCCGGAAGGACGTCACCGTCATCGTTGGCGAATACCTCCGCACCGTGTGGTATCCCGACCAGCTCAAGCGCCTGACGGCTCCAGGCCGTCAGCGAGCGTTCAATGCCGAGCAGGTGCCGGGCCTCTACGGCGACCCAGGGCTGCCTACAGAATCGATCATCGACATGGACCGCGTCCAGATGGACCAGGTGGGTCCTGCGCGCCTCAGTGAAGATCTTCGGATCTCTTTCCCCGGTATGGTCGTTCTGTATCCGGCTGACATGGTGCTCGATCGTACGCACCAGATCGCTCTTTCCATCATCCACGATTCTCTCGACGAGCGCCCCGTGTTTTTTGCGTCGTCAGGGGGCATGATGAGCCAGCTCGGACTCAATCGGTGGGGTGTGCGGCATGGCCTGGCGGTGAAATTGGAAATGCGGAATCTGGACGCCCCGCCTCAAGAAGGATGGATCCAAGGGAGTCCCGAATACGGGGCTGAGTGGTACGATGTCCAGGCCAGCCTGGAGCTCTATCAGAATGTCTACGAGTTCCGGGGCATCAAGAGCCGGCCCATTTGGCAGGATCGTTCGACGCTCAATATCCCGTGGCAGTACTACGCCATGACATTGCAGCTATCGGATGTGGCCAGAGCGGCTGGCGTGCCGGAGGAAGAAGTAAGCATCCTCGAGGACGATGCCGAGAACTTCCAGATCGTCGCCCGGGGTGGCGCGAGGGGTACGCCCGGCGGGTCCTAG
- a CDS encoding BlaI/MecI/CopY family transcriptional regulator, with amino-acid sequence MVRHEREGRAYRYFATLAPEVAGPEALGTIIEKIHYGPSESALAQLVDGRMLAPDVAARMKSMVDQATRD; translated from the coding sequence TTGGTCCGCCACGAGCGTGAAGGACGCGCCTACAGGTACTTCGCGACGTTGGCGCCAGAAGTCGCCGGCCCTGAGGCGCTCGGCACGATCATAGAGAAGATCCACTACGGACCCTCTGAATCTGCGCTCGCCCAATTGGTTGATGGCCGTATGCTCGCCCCAGATGTCGCCGCTCGCATGAAGAGCATGGTCGACCAGGCAACGAGAGACTAG
- the moeB gene encoding molybdopterin-synthase adenylyltransferase MoeB: MTHSDLSRAELLRYARHIALPEVGLDGQARLKEARVLCVGAGGLGSPLALYLAAAGVGTLGIVDFDTVDASNLQRQILHGTEDIGRSKLDSAADSLLAVNPHVEVVKHEVRLSSENALDILSGYDVVVDGTDNFPTRYLVNDACVLSGIPNVYGSVFRWEGQVSVFATKGGPCYRCLFREPPPPGLVPNCAEGGVLGVLPGIIGSMQAMETIKLILGKGQSLAGRLLIFDALDMTWREVALRKNPDCPVCGDDPTQSALIDYGLFCGIGVDAAGGVVHGISIPEMTAGELDASLSAEDEAPFLLDVREPWEWAVSNLSARGARLIPLGELTERMAEVPNDRPIIVYCRSGQRSMTAARQLAEAGLGPITNLEGGILSWARDVEPGLPVV; the protein is encoded by the coding sequence ATGACACATTCCGACCTTTCCCGCGCCGAGCTGCTACGGTACGCTCGCCACATTGCATTACCCGAGGTGGGGCTAGATGGACAGGCCCGACTCAAAGAAGCTCGGGTTTTGTGCGTGGGAGCCGGAGGGTTGGGATCGCCACTCGCGCTCTATCTCGCGGCGGCGGGCGTCGGCACTCTGGGGATCGTCGATTTCGACACGGTCGACGCGAGCAATCTCCAGCGGCAGATCCTGCATGGCACAGAAGACATCGGACGCTCCAAACTGGACAGCGCGGCCGACAGTCTTTTGGCGGTCAATCCTCACGTGGAGGTTGTGAAGCACGAGGTTCGACTCTCTTCGGAGAACGCGCTCGACATTCTGAGTGGGTACGACGTGGTAGTGGACGGGACCGACAATTTTCCCACGCGGTATCTGGTGAACGATGCGTGCGTGTTGTCTGGGATACCGAACGTCTACGGGTCCGTTTTTCGTTGGGAGGGACAGGTGTCCGTCTTCGCGACAAAAGGTGGACCGTGTTATCGCTGCCTGTTTCGCGAACCTCCCCCGCCGGGGCTCGTGCCTAATTGCGCCGAAGGTGGCGTCCTCGGTGTTCTTCCGGGCATCATCGGATCGATGCAGGCGATGGAGACGATCAAGCTCATCCTCGGAAAGGGACAGTCTCTGGCTGGCCGTCTCTTGATTTTCGATGCGCTTGATATGACATGGCGGGAGGTTGCCCTAAGAAAGAACCCCGACTGTCCTGTCTGTGGCGACGATCCCACTCAAAGTGCGCTTATCGACTACGGGCTCTTTTGCGGTATTGGGGTCGACGCTGCCGGCGGAGTCGTCCACGGGATTTCCATCCCCGAGATGACAGCGGGTGAGCTCGATGCGTCGTTGTCCGCGGAAGACGAGGCGCCGTTCCTTTTGGACGTTAGGGAGCCTTGGGAATGGGCTGTGAGCAATTTGTCCGCGCGTGGAGCTCGTCTGATCCCGCTCGGTGAACTCACAGAGCGGATGGCCGAGGTCCCCAACGACCGGCCCATTATCGTGTACTGCCGGAGCGGTCAGCGGAGCATGACGGCCGCTCGTCAACTCGCGGAGGCTGGTCTGGGACCCATTACGAACCTCGAGGGTGGCATTCTCTCTTGGGCGAGGGACGTCGAGCCGGGCCTGCCGGTGGTCTAG
- a CDS encoding outer membrane beta-barrel protein → MRRIALLAALALAMPAAASAQARLMVGGGLGTPIGTFADSREAGMHGRVGIQIGVPIFPVSARLEGELHRLPETGGDNTTMLTGTISGVVSLGGLGLSPYVVGGFGKYHINTSAAEAATSNGIHGGFGVSVGALGFGGYAEIRLVNIRDLSGDLRYIPITVGFRF, encoded by the coding sequence ATGCGCCGTATCGCGCTTCTTGCTGCCCTCGCCCTCGCGATGCCCGCTGCCGCCAGTGCCCAGGCCCGCCTCATGGTCGGTGGAGGGCTCGGCACTCCGATCGGTACTTTCGCGGATTCGCGCGAAGCGGGAATGCACGGCCGAGTTGGGATTCAGATCGGCGTCCCGATCTTTCCGGTCTCCGCCCGACTGGAAGGTGAACTGCATCGGCTTCCGGAGACGGGTGGTGACAACACCACGATGTTGACCGGAACGATCAGTGGCGTCGTCTCACTCGGAGGGCTCGGGCTCTCGCCCTACGTGGTCGGCGGATTCGGGAAGTACCACATCAATACGAGCGCTGCCGAGGCGGCGACCTCGAACGGAATCCACGGAGGCTTCGGAGTGAGCGTGGGCGCACTCGGATTCGGTGGTTATGCGGAAATTCGACTCGTGAACATTAGAGACCTGTCCGGCGACTTGCGGTACATCCCGATCACCGTGGGCTTCCGCTTCTAG
- a CDS encoding dehydrogenase E1 component subunit alpha/beta has translation MATQEKEILATAENESTTDLAGLSPEQLLRFYRTMVTSRRVDDREISLKRQNKIFFQISGAGHEAIGVAVAEHCKSAHDWFFLYYRDRAMTLALGQTPLDHLLQAVGAEADPASGGRQMPAHYGDVRYNIASTSSPTGTQFLQAVGAAEAGTKIAGVDGVRELIDRFEDDEVVIVTTGDGTTSEGEFWESLNSACNLNLPVVYVVEDNGYAISVPVAVQTAGGSISKLVSGFPGLHILECDGTDVVEAYRTAGEAIAYARERKGPALIHAHCTRPYSHSMSDDERTYRTEEERAVQEVRDPLTRTRSLLIENGIASEEELDTLEASITDEVAQAADDALKSPQPDPSTALQHLFSEDVDPTSDDFDTEDDPQYEDDKLLTMVDLLNACMASEMERDPRIVVFGEDVADVSKPAALGEVKGKGGVFKVTHGLQAKFGAERVYNSPLAEANIVGRAIGQALRGMNPIVEIQFFDYIWPAFHQIRNELATMRYRSNGTFAAPLVIRTTYGGYLKGGGIYHSQTGETLFTHCPGLHVCMPSTAEDAAGLLRTAIRCEDPVLFLEHKHLYRQIYNKGRNPGPEYMIPFGKAKVRREGSDITLVTCGALVKRSLDAAKIASEQHGVEVEVIDLRTVQPFDMERIADSVKKTNKVMVVHEDSLSWGIGSEIVARIADELFEYLDGPVKRVASLDTWVAYAPAVENVILPQTPIIVDAVLDLASY, from the coding sequence ATGGCGACACAAGAGAAAGAGATTCTTGCGACTGCTGAAAATGAGTCGACAACGGATCTAGCGGGACTGTCCCCCGAGCAGTTACTCCGCTTCTATCGCACGATGGTTACCTCGCGTCGAGTCGACGATCGCGAGATCAGCCTCAAGCGGCAGAACAAGATTTTCTTCCAGATTTCCGGTGCAGGTCACGAAGCCATCGGCGTCGCTGTTGCAGAGCACTGCAAGTCCGCCCACGACTGGTTCTTCCTGTACTACCGCGACCGCGCGATGACGCTGGCGCTTGGGCAAACACCGCTCGACCACCTGCTGCAGGCGGTGGGTGCCGAGGCGGATCCGGCCTCCGGTGGCCGTCAGATGCCTGCTCACTACGGTGATGTGCGGTACAACATCGCGAGCACATCGTCACCAACCGGCACGCAGTTCTTACAGGCGGTCGGAGCGGCCGAAGCGGGCACCAAAATCGCTGGCGTGGATGGCGTCCGCGAACTCATCGACCGATTCGAGGACGACGAAGTAGTCATCGTCACGACCGGTGACGGGACAACGTCTGAAGGTGAGTTCTGGGAATCACTGAACAGCGCGTGCAATCTCAACCTACCGGTGGTCTACGTCGTTGAGGACAACGGGTACGCGATTAGTGTGCCGGTCGCGGTGCAGACGGCCGGAGGCAGTATTTCCAAGCTGGTTTCCGGCTTTCCAGGTCTACACATCCTGGAGTGCGACGGCACCGATGTGGTCGAAGCATATCGCACCGCAGGTGAAGCAATCGCTTATGCCCGTGAGAGAAAGGGCCCTGCCCTGATTCACGCGCACTGCACGAGACCTTACTCCCACTCGATGTCCGACGACGAGCGGACCTATCGCACAGAAGAAGAACGCGCGGTTCAAGAGGTCCGCGACCCGCTGACCCGAACGCGTTCCCTGTTGATCGAAAACGGGATCGCCTCCGAGGAGGAACTCGACACGCTCGAGGCAAGCATCACCGACGAAGTGGCTCAGGCCGCGGACGACGCGCTCAAGTCGCCCCAGCCGGATCCCTCTACTGCGTTGCAGCACCTCTTCTCAGAGGATGTGGATCCCACGTCCGACGACTTCGACACCGAGGACGATCCGCAGTACGAGGACGACAAGCTCCTCACCATGGTCGATCTACTGAACGCGTGTATGGCGTCAGAGATGGAGCGCGATCCGCGCATCGTGGTGTTCGGCGAAGACGTCGCCGACGTGTCCAAACCCGCGGCGCTGGGTGAGGTGAAGGGAAAGGGCGGTGTTTTCAAAGTCACGCATGGCCTTCAGGCGAAGTTCGGGGCAGAGCGGGTGTACAACTCGCCGCTCGCTGAGGCGAACATCGTTGGAAGAGCCATCGGACAGGCGCTCAGAGGGATGAACCCCATCGTCGAGATCCAGTTCTTCGACTACATCTGGCCGGCGTTCCACCAGATCCGAAACGAGCTGGCGACCATGCGCTATCGCTCGAACGGGACATTCGCGGCGCCGCTCGTCATCCGAACGACGTACGGAGGCTATCTGAAGGGCGGAGGCATCTACCACTCTCAGACGGGTGAAACACTCTTCACGCACTGCCCTGGCCTGCACGTCTGCATGCCGTCTACGGCCGAGGACGCCGCGGGTCTCCTGCGTACCGCGATCCGTTGCGAAGACCCGGTCCTCTTCCTCGAGCACAAGCACCTGTACCGACAGATCTACAACAAGGGGCGCAACCCAGGCCCCGAGTACATGATTCCGTTCGGGAAGGCCAAGGTCCGCCGCGAAGGCTCCGACATTACGTTGGTCACGTGTGGGGCGCTGGTGAAACGCAGCCTCGATGCCGCCAAGATCGCGTCCGAGCAGCACGGCGTCGAAGTCGAGGTCATCGACCTACGCACGGTGCAGCCGTTCGACATGGAGCGGATCGCCGATTCCGTGAAGAAGACCAACAAGGTGATGGTCGTGCATGAGGATTCCCTTTCATGGGGAATCGGCTCTGAGATCGTGGCACGTATTGCCGACGAACTCTTCGAGTACCTCGATGGACCGGTGAAGCGCGTAGCCTCGCTCGATACCTGGGTGGCTTACGCTCCCGCCGTGGAGAACGTCATCCTGCCGCAGACACCAATAATCGTGGATGCAGTGCTGGACCTCGCCTCCTACTAG
- a CDS encoding DedA family protein yields MIVAATVGGAVGDSIGFWVGRRAGERALLGDRRWARRIAPGRAALERLYGKHPVYSVTVARLISFVRTMMPMAAGMSGLPYRTYLLYELVGLVGWTAMYVAIGVLARESWGVVTQLVGVGGTAVFAVVGVSIWIFMKRSDEVASDAPAGDADA; encoded by the coding sequence ATGATCGTGGCCGCTACAGTCGGCGGAGCGGTGGGAGATTCCATCGGGTTCTGGGTCGGACGGCGTGCCGGTGAAAGGGCTCTTCTCGGCGACAGGCGGTGGGCTCGCAGAATCGCTCCCGGGCGCGCTGCGCTGGAAAGACTCTACGGGAAACATCCTGTGTATTCGGTGACCGTTGCTCGGTTGATCTCTTTTGTGCGCACCATGATGCCGATGGCGGCCGGCATGAGCGGGCTCCCATACCGGACTTATCTTCTGTACGAGCTAGTTGGCCTCGTGGGTTGGACCGCGATGTATGTCGCGATCGGTGTTCTCGCTAGGGAAAGTTGGGGAGTGGTCACACAGCTCGTCGGAGTGGGCGGCACGGCTGTATTCGCCGTCGTGGGTGTCTCTATTTGGATCTTTATGAAGCGTTCGGATGAAGTTGCAAGCGATGCTCCCGCTGGAGATGCGGATGCTTAA